In one window of Reinekea forsetii DNA:
- a CDS encoding SDR family NAD(P)-dependent oxidoreductase translates to MPHALITGGSRRLGLYMTEHLLADGWQVTVLTRSSSAELDRLRGERLNIVTLDYYQLDQIKTFCQQIAAQPLDLLIHNASLFVGGVDTGSSEAFGQLFHIHMQLPALLNTELAAALARSDNGNIIHMTDIYAENPNSDYALYCATKAGLENLSKSFAKLLAPQVRVNSIQPGALKFLPDHSAESKIQVLKDSLLPHEAGFEPIFQTVQYLLANSFITGTAIKVDGGRSISRN, encoded by the coding sequence ATGCCACATGCACTGATTACCGGCGGCAGCCGCCGGCTCGGCTTATATATGACCGAACACCTGTTGGCCGATGGCTGGCAGGTCACGGTGTTGACTCGCAGCAGCAGCGCCGAACTGGACCGCTTGCGTGGCGAGCGCCTTAATATCGTCACGTTGGACTATTATCAACTGGATCAGATCAAGACCTTTTGCCAACAAATTGCCGCCCAACCCCTGGATCTATTGATACACAATGCCTCACTCTTTGTCGGCGGTGTCGACACCGGTTCGAGTGAAGCGTTCGGCCAATTGTTTCATATCCACATGCAATTGCCCGCGTTGCTCAACACCGAATTGGCCGCCGCCTTGGCGCGTTCAGACAACGGTAATATCATTCATATGACTGATATCTATGCCGAGAACCCCAATTCAGACTATGCCCTCTATTGCGCTACCAAGGCTGGCTTGGAGAATCTATCGAAATCTTTTGCCAAGCTGCTGGCCCCGCAGGTACGCGTCAATTCGATTCAACCGGGCGCGCTAAAATTCTTACCAGATCATAGTGCTGAGAGTAAAATACAGGTGCTCAAAGATAGTCTGTTACCCCATGAGGCTGGCTTTGAACCGATCTTCCAAACCGTACAATATTTATTGGCCAACAGCTTTATCACCGGCACTGCCATCAAGGTTGACGGTGGCCGTTCGATCAGCCGCAACTAA
- the folX gene encoding dihydroneopterin triphosphate 2'-epimerase, with the protein MTTAIINIKNLRLRTYIGFNPEELQKQQDVIINAEIHYPADLACATDSENNAVNYKVITKKMIALVEEGQFKLLERLAADLLAIAHEHPDVSYASVSVDKPHALRFADSVSITMTGKK; encoded by the coding sequence ATGACAACAGCCATCATTAACATCAAGAATCTGCGCTTACGCACCTATATTGGTTTTAATCCGGAAGAGCTGCAAAAACAGCAGGATGTGATTATCAATGCCGAAATTCACTATCCAGCCGATTTGGCGTGCGCCACTGACAGTGAAAATAATGCCGTCAACTATAAGGTGATCACTAAAAAGATGATCGCTTTGGTGGAAGAGGGTCAATTTAAACTACTGGAGCGTTTAGCGGCTGACCTGCTGGCAATTGCCCATGAACACCCCGATGTCAGTTATGCCAGCGTGTCGGTTGATAAACCGCACGCCTTGCGCTTTGCTGATTCGGTGTCCATTACGATGACCGGCAAGAAATAA
- the folE gene encoding GTP cyclohydrolase I FolE, producing the protein MAISVEAHAVHKRLLELGLETPVMEQKLTPAAQIEKIEGLMHQVMGALALDLTDDSMAETPHRIAKMYVNEIFSGLDYNKFPKITLIENKMSATEMIRIRDIELTSTCEHHFVTIDGFADVAYIPGQRIIGLSKINRIVRFFAQRPQVQERLNQQVLVALQTLLDTEDVAVKINATHYCVKARGVMDSHSSTETLSLGGQFLTDRDLRRDFVR; encoded by the coding sequence ATGGCAATATCAGTAGAAGCGCACGCGGTCCATAAAAGGCTCCTCGAATTGGGTTTGGAAACGCCCGTGATGGAGCAGAAATTAACCCCCGCGGCTCAGATTGAAAAGATAGAAGGCTTGATGCATCAGGTGATGGGTGCTTTGGCGTTGGACCTAACCGACGACAGCATGGCGGAAACGCCGCATCGAATTGCCAAAATGTATGTAAATGAAATATTTTCAGGGCTGGACTACAACAAGTTCCCAAAAATAACTCTTATTGAAAATAAGATGTCTGCGACTGAAATGATTCGGATCCGCGATATTGAGCTGACCAGTACCTGCGAACACCACTTTGTGACCATTGATGGCTTTGCAGACGTGGCATACATCCCGGGTCAGAGGATTATCGGATTGTCGAAAATAAATCGCATAGTGCGTTTCTTTGCGCAGCGACCTCAGGTACAAGAACGGTTGAATCAGCAGGTATTGGTGGCGTTGCAAACGCTACTGGATACTGAAGATGTGGCCGTGAAGATCAATGCCACCCACTACTGTGTTAAGGCGCGTGGCGTGATGGATAGCCATTCCAGCACTGAAACGCTATCGCTGGGGGGGCAGTTTTTGACCGATCGTGACCTGCGTCGGGATTTTGTCCGCTAA
- a CDS encoding ABC transporter substrate-binding protein, producing MPLNLTIVAVFAIFFFAGPISAETAYPISRIDGMNKTIRLEREPQNISSKTLFTDEVLTAILPSNRLTSITSLASDPNYSNIADRLPKGVAQLDFYVEPILNNFPDLVFAANWSEINKVTQLRQAGIQVYLVNTPFTLAAIEAEITKLGELLNRSTQAADLIANMQGDLASLAEQKAAIERQQWVALDYNSWGTASGADTTWQAILDGVGLINGTAPYEQGDFGQVAMSKELIIKIDPDVLFLPGGLYGADPASNTFYQQVINDPALADVQAVKNRRVYEIPGALRGTYSHHIVRTIRYVSDQLSHDLP from the coding sequence ATGCCTTTAAATTTGACTATAGTTGCAGTTTTTGCAATTTTTTTCTTCGCCGGGCCAATTAGCGCCGAGACGGCCTACCCCATTAGCCGTATCGATGGCATGAATAAGACGATAAGGCTGGAGCGTGAACCGCAAAATATATCCTCCAAAACTCTCTTTACCGATGAGGTCCTAACCGCCATTCTGCCGAGCAACCGCCTGACCAGCATCACCAGTCTAGCCAGTGATCCAAATTACTCCAATATTGCCGATCGCCTGCCCAAGGGCGTGGCCCAGCTCGATTTTTACGTTGAGCCGATCCTCAACAACTTTCCCGACCTGGTCTTTGCCGCCAACTGGAGCGAGATCAACAAGGTCACTCAGCTGCGCCAAGCCGGCATCCAGGTTTATCTGGTTAATACCCCCTTTACTTTGGCGGCGATCGAAGCTGAAATTACCAAGCTGGGCGAGCTGCTCAATCGCAGCACGCAGGCAGCTGACTTGATTGCTAACATGCAAGGCGACCTAGCCTCACTGGCCGAACAAAAGGCGGCCATCGAACGGCAACAATGGGTTGCTCTGGACTATAACAGTTGGGGTACCGCTAGTGGTGCAGACACTACTTGGCAGGCCATTCTAGATGGCGTGGGCCTGATCAACGGCACAGCCCCTTATGAGCAGGGTGACTTTGGTCAGGTCGCCATGTCGAAAGAATTGATCATCAAGATCGACCCCGACGTCCTCTTCTTGCCCGGCGGCCTCTATGGCGCAGATCCGGCCAGCAATACCTTTTACCAACAAGTTATTAACGACCCGGCCCTGGCAGATGTGCAGGCGGTTAAAAATCGACGGGTCTATGAAATTCCAGGCGCACTGCGCGGCACCTACAGTCACCATATAGTTCGCACAATTCGCTATGTCAGCGACCAACTCAGCCACGATCTACCATAG
- a CDS encoding FecCD family ABC transporter permease encodes MLGMFRPTLIAALLASGPLLLLAYLALGAVALPIGELLSVIKYALLGDLDSARELFPRTSAILLHIRLPRALAGLLAGSSLAIAGAAMQGLFRNPLASPDILGISAGSSLGAVLAITTGTALLHPLVLPAYAIVGALISAALIYALALRSEAGQQLLFIILAGLALSSLLTGATSAALLLAEQYEISQFIFWTMGGLEGRMWPHVLWPAPFLILFGSLLIRLAKALDLISLGEENAHGMGLDVEQTRRRTLILCSVVTALAIAIAGPIGFIGLMVPHLVRLLFGPNHRLLLPLSAFIGAWLVLAADLIGRTLIAPHEIKVGIITAVLGGSYFIFLIVRLQRQGKLA; translated from the coding sequence ATGTTAGGCATGTTTCGACCCACCTTGATCGCTGCATTACTAGCCAGTGGCCCCCTCCTCTTGCTGGCCTATCTGGCACTGGGCGCCGTGGCGTTGCCGATCGGTGAGCTGCTGTCCGTGATCAAGTATGCCTTGTTGGGCGACCTCGATAGTGCGCGCGAGCTGTTTCCGCGCACCAGCGCCATCCTGCTGCACATTCGCCTACCACGAGCTTTGGCTGGGCTATTGGCGGGCAGCAGCCTGGCTATAGCCGGCGCGGCGATGCAGGGCTTATTTCGAAATCCGCTGGCCAGCCCCGATATATTGGGCATCAGTGCCGGCAGCAGCCTGGGCGCCGTCTTGGCCATTACCACCGGCACCGCGCTGCTCCATCCATTGGTTTTACCGGCCTACGCCATCGTCGGCGCCTTAATCAGTGCGGCCCTGATCTACGCCCTAGCGTTGCGCTCGGAGGCGGGCCAGCAATTGCTGTTTATCATCTTGGCTGGACTGGCCTTATCCAGCCTGCTCACCGGCGCCACCTCTGCGGCCCTGTTGCTCGCCGAACAATATGAGATCAGCCAGTTTATTTTTTGGACCATGGGCGGACTGGAAGGCCGGATGTGGCCGCATGTACTCTGGCCGGCACCCTTTTTAATACTCTTTGGCAGCCTGCTGATCCGCCTGGCCAAGGCTTTGGATTTGATTTCCTTGGGGGAAGAAAATGCCCACGGCATGGGGCTCGATGTCGAACAGACGCGCCGCCGCACCCTGATTCTCTGTTCCGTGGTGACCGCCCTAGCCATCGCAATTGCCGGACCCATTGGCTTTATCGGCCTGATGGTGCCGCATCTGGTGCGGCTACTGTTTGGCCCCAATCACCGCTTACTATTGCCCCTATCTGCCTTTATCGGCGCCTGGCTGGTACTGGCCGCCGATCTGATCGGTCGCACCCTAATAGCGCCCCATGAGATCAAGGTCGGCATTATCACCGCCGTGCTCGGTGGCAGTTACTTTATTTTCCTAATAGTTCGGTTACAGCGACAGGGGAAACTGGCATGA
- a CDS encoding ABC transporter ATP-binding protein: protein MNAPLLSVQKLGFYRQDRALLRDLSFALEPGELVGVIGPNGAGKSTLLKLLVDYHQPTEGHISLSDTPLASLSHPERARRISYMAQHSAPSLPFLVRDVIALGAHSRQASQIPSAQVLRNDVAELAEQLELTHLLDRKLTELSGGENQLVQFARILMQQAPLMLLDEPTASLDIGHEAQLMNLLRRHCEHQHSALVAIHNLNIAAVFCDRLLLLDKGRLIASGTPEQVITQANMAQLYQQQVTVSQHPVTGTVTVLPVKQAPIAVPLHVHLIGGAGSTVALARWLLQRGVTVSGGIGHEQDSDTDFWTATGMRHIAVPAFAPIDQDAIDQAQAMVESADLTIVCDFPIGAMNEGNLILAGHAKLLWLLQEDAETAHQRFYSEAQAKDFAQLQQQGVRLTALAAIEQLTGRIGELSA, encoded by the coding sequence ATGAACGCGCCGCTCTTATCGGTCCAAAAGCTCGGCTTTTATCGCCAAGATCGGGCCCTATTGCGCGACCTCAGCTTTGCCCTGGAACCGGGCGAACTGGTCGGTGTAATCGGCCCCAATGGCGCGGGTAAAAGTACCCTATTGAAGCTCTTGGTCGATTATCACCAACCGACCGAAGGGCACATTAGTCTATCGGATACGCCCTTGGCGTCGTTGAGCCATCCCGAACGCGCCCGACGCATCAGTTATATGGCACAACATTCGGCCCCGTCGTTACCCTTTCTAGTGCGCGATGTCATCGCCCTCGGCGCCCACAGTCGGCAGGCGAGTCAGATCCCGTCAGCCCAGGTGCTACGCAACGACGTGGCCGAACTGGCCGAGCAACTTGAATTGACCCATCTGCTCGACCGAAAGCTCACCGAGCTGTCTGGGGGTGAGAATCAGCTGGTCCAGTTTGCTCGTATCCTGATGCAACAGGCCCCGCTGATGTTGTTGGATGAGCCCACCGCCAGCCTGGATATCGGCCATGAAGCGCAACTCATGAACCTGTTGCGGCGCCATTGCGAGCACCAACATTCCGCCTTGGTGGCCATTCATAATTTAAATATTGCCGCGGTATTTTGTGACCGCTTGCTGCTCTTGGACAAGGGGCGATTGATTGCCAGCGGTACGCCGGAGCAGGTGATCACCCAGGCCAATATGGCCCAACTGTATCAACAGCAGGTCACGGTCAGCCAACATCCGGTGACCGGCACGGTCACAGTACTGCCGGTAAAACAGGCACCCATAGCGGTGCCCCTGCATGTTCATCTGATCGGTGGGGCAGGCAGTACGGTCGCCTTGGCGCGTTGGTTGTTGCAACGCGGCGTCACGGTGAGCGGCGGCATCGGTCATGAACAGGACTCCGACACCGACTTCTGGACGGCCACCGGTATGCGCCATATTGCGGTGCCCGCCTTCGCCCCAATCGATCAAGACGCGATCGACCAGGCCCAGGCCATGGTTGAATCGGCCGATCTGACTATCGTTTGCGATTTCCCAATCGGCGCTATGAATGAGGGCAACCTGATCCTGGCCGGTCACGCCAAACTGCTGTGGTTATTGCAGGAAGACGCTGAAACCGCGCATCAACGCTTTTATAGCGAGGCTCAAGCCAAGGACTTCGCGCAACTGCAACAACAGGGCGTCCGGCTGACGGCCTTGGCAGCCATCGAACAATTGACCGGACGCATCGGCGAGCTGAGCGCGTAG
- a CDS encoding magnesium transporter, translating into MADEFLNPVDDTIDVQSQEQEMLIGRMLVHQEFDDVALILESLPLDKRLERWAKIPTASRLNILVVMRGDPRETLLDAMSLDELDALFQEMDAEDLVELADSLPNRLVDRALQAMDSKQRQYYEGAQKYADELAGHWVDHNQLILPQNAKVRDGLRLLRRELPDHVDAVFLINRAGHFSRAVHIGDIIGAPDHVPLTDLSEPDPHEFLVIAASDSAVDAAFRVQKSGYSALPVVDAQGLLLGRMDVRTASEIVNEYYEGQIMAGAGMDEDEDLFSPVVTSAKNRAFWLGINLLTAFAASWFIGLFTITLQEIVALAVLMPIVASMGGIAGSQTLTLIIRGLALGQVTKDNRRALLKKELSVGGLNGIIWAITVGIIVSIWFANPMIGVVIALAILVNICAGALSGVVIPIVLSKLKLDPALSGSVVLTTVTDIVGFVVFLGLGSLIL; encoded by the coding sequence TTGGCCGACGAATTTTTGAATCCAGTTGACGACACCATTGATGTACAGAGCCAGGAGCAGGAAATGCTCATTGGCAGGATGTTGGTGCATCAAGAATTTGACGACGTCGCGTTAATCCTTGAATCGTTGCCGCTCGATAAACGGCTCGAGCGCTGGGCAAAAATACCGACCGCCAGTCGTCTAAACATTCTTGTGGTAATGCGCGGCGATCCGCGTGAAACATTGCTCGACGCCATGTCACTCGACGAGCTGGATGCCTTATTCCAAGAGATGGACGCCGAGGATCTGGTTGAGTTGGCCGACTCCTTGCCGAATCGCTTGGTCGATCGGGCTTTACAGGCAATGGATTCCAAGCAGCGCCAATATTATGAAGGGGCGCAAAAATACGCCGATGAGCTGGCCGGGCACTGGGTCGATCACAATCAACTTATCTTGCCGCAAAACGCCAAGGTGCGGGATGGTTTGCGCCTGTTGCGGCGAGAACTTCCCGACCATGTCGACGCCGTCTTCCTGATCAATAGGGCTGGGCATTTTTCCCGCGCGGTCCATATCGGCGATATTATCGGCGCCCCCGACCATGTGCCCTTAACCGACCTGAGTGAGCCAGACCCGCACGAATTTTTAGTGATTGCGGCATCCGACAGCGCCGTCGACGCGGCCTTTCGGGTCCAGAAGAGTGGCTACTCAGCCCTACCCGTGGTCGATGCCCAGGGTCTGCTGCTGGGCCGCATGGATGTACGCACGGCCAGTGAAATCGTCAATGAGTATTACGAAGGTCAGATCATGGCCGGCGCCGGTATGGATGAAGATGAGGATCTGTTCTCGCCGGTGGTCACCAGCGCAAAGAACCGCGCTTTTTGGCTCGGCATCAATCTGTTAACGGCCTTCGCCGCCTCTTGGTTTATCGGCCTCTTTACCATCACATTGCAGGAAATTGTCGCCTTAGCGGTTTTGATGCCGATTGTCGCCAGTATGGGCGGGATCGCCGGTAGCCAAACCCTCACCCTGATCATTCGCGGTTTGGCGCTCGGCCAAGTGACCAAAGACAACCGCCGCGCGCTGCTTAAAAAAGAGCTCAGCGTGGGCGGTTTGAATGGCATTATCTGGGCCATCACCGTGGGTATCATCGTTTCGATCTGGTTTGCCAATCCGATGATTGGCGTGGTGATTGCCCTGGCCATCCTGGTGAACATTTGCGCCGGTGCGCTGTCCGGCGTGGTCATCCCGATCGTGCTCAGTAAACTCAAATTGGATCCGGCCCTATCGGGCTCGGTGGTGCTGACCACGGTCACCGATATAGTCGGCTTTGTCGTCTTCTTAGGTTTGGGATCGTTAATTCTATGA
- a CDS encoding hydratase, giving the protein MTYPDIPHGQAIDRETARSAAALLLAGRATQQPMARLPDAIRPHSLAAALAIQREVIAQQSDAVAGWKCALPSKDKLVLAPIFARTVFRGSTCTVEPEQGRALVEPEIAFVLGADLPARAAAYTPAEIDAAVGSCHMALELVQQRYAGDAQVGFLDQLADGLLNQGLFLGPVIDRVAAYQCMTMTIRFELPEQTQSLAGVHPNELPQRPLYWLVNYLSQSGVDLSAGQAIITGTYAGLIEMPLATPIQLHYQGLGQCGLTIEARSR; this is encoded by the coding sequence ATGACATACCCTGATATACCGCACGGCCAAGCAATAGACCGTGAAACGGCCAGATCGGCGGCGGCCCTCCTATTAGCGGGGCGCGCCACCCAACAACCCATGGCCCGCTTACCCGATGCCATTCGACCGCACAGTCTGGCGGCGGCACTGGCCATTCAGCGCGAGGTAATTGCTCAGCAGTCCGATGCCGTCGCCGGTTGGAAATGCGCGCTGCCCAGTAAGGATAAACTGGTGCTGGCGCCGATTTTCGCGCGCACCGTTTTTCGCGGCTCGACCTGCACAGTAGAGCCCGAACAAGGACGCGCCCTGGTTGAGCCGGAAATTGCCTTTGTGCTGGGCGCTGATTTACCGGCACGCGCGGCCGCCTATACTCCAGCCGAGATCGATGCCGCCGTAGGCAGCTGCCATATGGCATTGGAATTGGTGCAACAGCGTTACGCCGGCGATGCCCAGGTTGGCTTTCTCGATCAATTGGCCGATGGCCTGCTCAACCAGGGTTTGTTTTTGGGTCCGGTTATTGACCGTGTCGCGGCTTACCAATGCATGACCATGACCATCCGCTTTGAACTGCCGGAGCAGACCCAATCCTTGGCTGGCGTGCACCCGAATGAATTGCCGCAACGGCCGCTCTATTGGTTGGTCAATTATCTCAGCCAGAGCGGTGTCGATTTGAGCGCCGGCCAGGCCATTATCACCGGCACCTATGCCGGGCTGATTGAGATGCCGCTGGCGACACCGATTCAGCTGCACTATCAGGGTTTGGGCCAGTGCGGCCTGACGATCGAAGCGCGATCGCGCTAG
- a CDS encoding DUF3024 domain-containing protein, giving the protein MTISEFELKRCARVLDQYLVLKRPAAHLRHEFDIDYRISGQSVELFETRADPRDSAVRLESGLAKAVFVKKDQCWKIYWQRADLKWVPYDSHPIVRQLDDFIKLVDEDSHGCFYG; this is encoded by the coding sequence GTGACGATCAGTGAATTTGAACTCAAACGTTGTGCTCGGGTCCTGGACCAATACCTAGTGCTCAAGCGGCCCGCGGCACATCTGCGTCATGAGTTCGATATAGACTATCGAATAAGCGGCCAAAGCGTTGAATTGTTCGAGACTCGGGCCGACCCGCGCGATTCTGCCGTTCGGCTTGAAAGCGGCTTGGCTAAGGCCGTATTTGTTAAAAAAGACCAGTGCTGGAAGATCTATTGGCAACGGGCCGATCTGAAATGGGTGCCTTACGACTCGCACCCAATCGTCCGACAATTAGATGACTTCATCAAACTGGTCGATGAGGACAGTCACGGTTGCTTTTACGGCTAG
- a CDS encoding threonine aldolase family protein — translation MYFGSDNQSGASDAVFAALAQANQGISAAYGDDEWTQQAVRAIQTTFDSPAEVFFVSTGTAANALALACMSSPWQIILCHAQAHILNDELTAPEFFTGGARMIGLDAGREKLSLETLSQYLSQGSAHPPHNAEPAVLSLTQVTESGQVYSIEELAALCAVAHQHGLTVHMDGARFANAVAGLNCHPAAISWQAGVDVLSLGATKNGALSAEAIVFFNRPLAANLVPLRKRSGHLVSKGRWLGAQFSAWLNDGHWLELAAHANRMATLLEQGMAACPASQVIWPVAANEVFAILPSPVIEQLRAQGAVFYQWPRHFVPSHFNLSEHDEVVRLVTSFRTSEADVTTFLGHLNAAERG, via the coding sequence ATGTATTTTGGCAGTGATAATCAAAGTGGCGCATCCGATGCGGTCTTTGCCGCATTAGCACAGGCGAATCAGGGTATCTCCGCCGCCTATGGCGACGATGAGTGGACCCAACAGGCCGTTCGCGCGATTCAAACTACCTTTGACAGCCCGGCCGAGGTGTTCTTTGTCAGTACCGGCACGGCAGCGAATGCTCTAGCGCTGGCTTGCATGAGCTCGCCTTGGCAGATCATCCTGTGTCATGCCCAGGCGCATATCCTGAATGATGAACTGACCGCGCCGGAGTTTTTTACCGGCGGCGCGCGCATGATTGGGCTCGACGCCGGGCGCGAAAAACTCAGCCTGGAGACCCTGAGCCAATACCTCAGCCAGGGCTCTGCCCACCCGCCACACAATGCCGAGCCGGCGGTCCTGAGCCTGACCCAGGTCACCGAATCGGGTCAGGTTTACAGCATCGAAGAGCTGGCCGCGCTGTGCGCTGTGGCCCATCAACATGGCCTAACCGTCCATATGGACGGCGCGCGCTTTGCCAATGCCGTGGCCGGCTTGAACTGCCATCCGGCGGCCATCAGCTGGCAGGCAGGAGTCGACGTACTGAGCCTCGGCGCGACCAAAAACGGCGCTCTCAGCGCCGAGGCCATCGTGTTTTTCAATCGTCCCCTGGCCGCTAATCTGGTGCCCCTGCGCAAGCGTTCCGGTCACCTAGTGTCTAAAGGCCGTTGGCTTGGGGCGCAATTCAGTGCCTGGCTTAACGACGGGCACTGGCTCGAGCTGGCCGCCCATGCCAACCGCATGGCCACCTTGTTGGAACAGGGTATGGCGGCATGCCCGGCCAGCCAGGTCATTTGGCCGGTCGCCGCGAATGAGGTCTTTGCTATTTTGCCGAGCCCAGTGATCGAACAGCTGCGCGCTCAGGGTGCAGTTTTTTATCAGTGGCCGCGGCATTTTGTGCCCAGTCACTTCAACCTGAGCGAGCACGATGAGGTGGTCCGACTGGTCACCTCCTTTCGCACCAGCGAAGCAGATGTCACGACCTTCCTCGGCCACCTGAACGCCGCCGAGCGAGGCTAA
- a CDS encoding DUF2750 domain-containing protein — MTAPIDQTLLAQLETQASDKRYDYLVQQLIARGELWILVGDGGSVLLNSDGDDCVPVWPHQSSASAWVKDEWADCTVTAISLSDWQARWTEGLLSDGLSLAVFPNLDEEALVVSPDAFDEDIYDAVSAQ, encoded by the coding sequence ATGACCGCACCTATCGATCAGACCCTATTAGCCCAATTGGAAACTCAAGCGTCGGATAAGCGTTACGATTATCTGGTGCAGCAACTGATCGCACGCGGCGAACTGTGGATCTTGGTTGGCGACGGCGGCAGTGTGTTGTTAAACAGCGATGGCGACGACTGCGTCCCGGTCTGGCCGCACCAAAGCAGCGCGAGCGCTTGGGTCAAGGACGAGTGGGCCGACTGCACCGTCACCGCCATCAGCCTAAGCGATTGGCAAGCGCGCTGGACCGAGGGTCTGCTGAGCGATGGCCTGAGCCTGGCCGTCTTTCCCAACCTCGACGAAGAGGCCTTGGTGGTCAGCCCCGATGCCTTTGATGAAGATATTTATGACGCCGTATCGGCACAGTAA
- a CDS encoding peptidase M42 encodes MPTSQTNTNPLTELSAATLPAAFIDLLALLMRSPSVVGAEHSFCRVLQRELEERGATVTWYEGLLVAQGKQPDSLYLAAHMDRHGLICTGPNEFQFAAFVAGARSDLLGNSVSEQLMRKVVDRFDGEQVYAYEPWSGTYRGKGTIQEAHICEYRNNLIFSVAGLEHLIAGTPVAFLDKLRVTDEALVGQLDNVLTVAALVYLFECGFQGTAFFTAQEEAGKSWRYLLEWFRRFGGSTNQLIVVDTSPFPDFASAQQQQLVLRNKDANAQFSAELTAQLAQVCHQLAIPIQYKDTFVEAQNNLLVAQGLPPGSLGSTEMGRIIAASKGLVIGTTVQIPTSGYHTLSETAPKEAVAAFLKVMSYLANVPASAVNAD; translated from the coding sequence ATGCCGACCTCGCAAACGAACACCAACCCTTTAACTGAACTCAGCGCAGCCACTTTGCCGGCGGCCTTTATTGACCTGCTCGCCCTATTGATGCGCAGTCCATCCGTGGTTGGCGCAGAGCATTCCTTTTGCCGTGTGCTACAGCGCGAATTGGAAGAGCGCGGCGCTACCGTAACCTGGTATGAAGGGCTACTGGTCGCGCAGGGCAAACAACCGGATTCTCTCTATCTGGCCGCCCATATGGATCGCCACGGATTAATCTGCACCGGGCCGAATGAATTTCAATTTGCCGCCTTCGTCGCTGGGGCCCGCTCCGATCTGCTCGGCAATTCGGTCAGTGAACAGTTGATGCGCAAGGTGGTTGACCGCTTTGACGGCGAACAGGTCTATGCCTATGAACCCTGGTCGGGCACCTATCGTGGCAAAGGCACCATCCAAGAGGCCCATATTTGCGAATATCGCAACAACCTGATTTTTTCCGTCGCCGGCTTAGAGCATCTTATCGCGGGCACCCCGGTGGCCTTTCTTGATAAGTTGCGGGTCACCGATGAGGCGTTGGTCGGCCAACTCGATAATGTGCTCACCGTCGCCGCACTGGTCTATTTGTTTGAGTGTGGCTTTCAAGGTACTGCCTTCTTTACCGCTCAGGAAGAGGCCGGTAAAAGTTGGCGCTATCTGCTGGAGTGGTTTCGTCGTTTCGGCGGTTCGACCAACCAATTGATCGTAGTCGACACCAGTCCCTTTCCCGATTTCGCCAGCGCCCAACAACAGCAATTGGTGTTGCGCAACAAGGACGCGAACGCCCAATTCAGTGCCGAACTGACCGCTCAACTGGCGCAAGTTTGCCACCAGCTGGCCATCCCCATTCAATACAAGGACACCTTTGTTGAGGCACAAAATAACCTGCTGGTTGCGCAGGGCCTGCCACCAGGTTCCTTAGGTTCCACCGAAATGGGGCGAATCATTGCCGCGTCTAAGGGCTTGGTGATTGGCACAACGGTACAGATACCCACATCGGGTTATCATACCCTGTCGGAAACGGCACCAAAAGAAGCGGTAGCGGCCTTTCTTAAGGTCATGTCCTATCTGGCCAACGTGCCGGCCAGCGCAGTAAATGCTGATTGA